One part of the Peromyscus eremicus chromosome 18, PerEre_H2_v1, whole genome shotgun sequence genome encodes these proteins:
- the Atp23 gene encoding mitochondrial inner membrane protease ATP23 homolog → MAGAPGGGGPGPAAGEPLLQRRDSGQGSPEPPPPPPAPRKPRQGFLSSLFSRDQSCPLMLLKTLETNPYVKVLRDAMKHAGCAVDQGRHFSCEDCDGNVSGGFDASTSQIVLCQNNIRNEAHMSRVVTHELIHAFDHCRAHVHWFTNVRHLACSEIRAASLSGDCSLVNEIFRLHFGLKQHHQTCVRDRAVLSILAVRNISREEAQKAVDDVFESCFNDREPFGRIPHTKTYARYAHRDFQNRDRYYSNI, encoded by the exons ATGGCTGGagctccgggcggtggtgggccAGGCCCCGCGGCGGGGGAGCCGCTGCTGCAGCGACGCGACTCCGGCCAGGGCTCGcccgagccgccgccgccgccgccggccccCCGGAAGCCCCGGCAGGGcttcctctccagcctcttctcCCGGGACCAGAGTTGCCCGCTCATGCTCCTGAAGACGCTAGAGACGA ATCCGTATGTCAAAGTTCTACGTGATGCCATGAAACACGCAGGTTG TGCGGTTGACCAAGGGAGGCACTTTTCTTGTGAAGACTGTGATGGAAATGTCAGTGGCGGGTTTGATGCCTCGACGTCCCAG ATTGTTTTGTGCCAGAATAATATCCGAAACGAGGCCCACATGAGCAGAGTCGTCACCCACGAGCTCATTCACGCCTTCGATCATTGTCGGGCCCACGTCCACTGGTTTACCAACGTCAGACATTTGGCCTGCTCCGAG ATTCGAGCTGCCAGCCTCAGTGGAGACTGTTCCCTTGTGAATGAGATCTTCAGGTTGCATTTTGGATTAAAACAACACCATCAG ACTTGTGTGCGGGACAGAGCTGTCCTTTCCATCTTGGCTGTTCGGAACATCAGCAGAGAAGAGGCCCAGAAGGCCGTGGATGACGTTTTTGAGTCTTGTTTCAATGACCGTGAGCCTTTTGGCAGGATCCCACATACTAAGACATACGCCAGATACGCTCACAGGGACTTTCAGAACCGTGATCGATACTACTCGAACATATGA